In Vitis riparia cultivar Riparia Gloire de Montpellier isolate 1030 chromosome 19, EGFV_Vit.rip_1.0, whole genome shotgun sequence, the following proteins share a genomic window:
- the LOC117908240 gene encoding uncharacterized protein LOC117908240 translates to MVHGVVSLQEGYSIITYDIQRIDWWDFVPFIELITVTIRDIVTVTVTIIVTITVTVIVNASVIVTVIVTVTDTVIVTVSITITVIIICHLIVTVTVIITVIVTVTITVIVTITFTVPIIIFVIVTVTVNITVTVTLTITVNITFTVTITVKVIVTVTVIITVIVTITITVIVTITFIVSVIIFVIVTVTVNITVTVTLTITVNITFTVTITVKVIVTVTVIVTITFTVPVIIIVIVTVTVSITVTVTITVTFIVTPSTNELNRQ, encoded by the exons TTTGTTCCTTTCATTGAGCTTATTACCGTTACCATTCGCGATATTGTTACTGTCACCGTGACCATTATtgttaccatcaccgttaccgttATTGTTAATGCATCCGTTATTGTTACCGTCATAGTAACTGTTACCGATACCGTGATCGTTACTGTATCCATTACAATAACCGTCATCATTATTTGTCACT TGATAGTTACTGTTACTGTCATAATCACTGTTATCGTaaccgttaccattaccgtcaTCGTCACCATTACCTTTACTGTCCCCATTATCATTTTCGTTATTGTTACTGTTACTGTTAACATTACCGTGACCGTCACCCTTACTATTACTGTTAACATTACCTTTACCGTCACCATAACCGTTAAAGTGATAGTTACTGTTACCGTTATAATAACTGTTATCGTAACCATTACCATTACCGTCATCGTCACCATTACCTTTATTGTCTCCGTTATCATTTTCGTTATTGTTACTGTTACCGTTAACATTACCGTGACCGTCACCCTTACTATTACTGTTAACATTACCTTTACCGTCACCATAACCGTTAAAGTGATAGTTACTGTTACCGTCATCGTCACCATTACCTTTACTGTCCCCGTTATCATTATCGTTATTGTTACTGTTACCGTTAGCATTACCGTGACCGTTACCATCACCGTCACCTTTATTGTAAcacctagtactaatgaattaaataggcaataa